In a genomic window of Neoarius graeffei isolate fNeoGra1 chromosome 13, fNeoGra1.pri, whole genome shotgun sequence:
- the gid8b gene encoding glucose-induced degradation protein 8-B homolog — translation MMSYAEKPEDITREEWMEKLNNVHVQRADMNRLIMNYLVTEGFKEAAEKFRLESGIEPSVDLDSLDERIKIREMILKGQIQEAIALINSLHPELLDTNRYLYFHLQQQHLIELIRLRETEAALEFAQTQLAEQGEESRDCLSEMERTLALLAFDNPEESPFGDLLNMMQRQKVWSEVNQAVLDYENRESTPKLAKLLKLLLWAQNELDQKKVKYPKMTDLSKGTIEDPK, via the exons ATGATGAGTTATGCTGAAAAGCCAGAGGACATAACTCGAGAAGAATGGATGGAAAAGCTCAACAATGTCCATGTTCAGCGGGCAGACATGAATCGGCTCATCATGAATTATCTGGTGACag AGGGTTTTAAGGAGGCAGCAGAGAAATTCAGACTGGAATCAGGAATCGAGCCAAGTGTTGACCTGGACTCACTTGATGAGAGGATAAAGATCAGAGAGATGATTCTGAAGGGCCAAATTCAGGAGGCCATTGCACTGATCAACAGTCTGCATCCTGAGCTTCTAGATACTAATCGCTACCTATACTTCCATCTCcag CAGCAGCATCTGATTGAGTTAATTCGCCTGAGGGAGACGGAGGCGGCGCTAGAGTTTGCACAGACGCAGCTGGCTGAGCAGGGCGAGGAGAGTAGAGATTGTCTGTCTGAGATGGAGCGCACTCTCGCACTGCTGGCCTTCGATAACCCTGAAGAGTCACCGTTTGGAGATCTCCTCAACATGATGCAGAGACAGAAG GTATGGAGTGAAGTAAACCAAGCTGTCCTGGACTATGAGAACCGAGAGTCGACACCCAAACTGGCGAAACTCCTAAAACTTCTGTTGTGGGCTCAGAATGAACTGGACCAGAAGAAAGTCAAGTACCCTAAAATGACTGATCTGAGCAAAGGCACGATCGAGGACCCCAAATAG